In Nicotiana tabacum cultivar K326 chromosome 19, ASM71507v2, whole genome shotgun sequence, one DNA window encodes the following:
- the LOC107831863 gene encoding DNA polymerase zeta catalytic subunit isoform X4, whose translation MLLLMVAILNQQFISCMSLSQTSSQEKMVQSIIPIWEEEFARNGVHEVGLPPDPGKPLRDDVLRTLSHGLGYEEILMELSNDVNTSSSDIPQSINSSMNDGSVAKHVHCGSLNSIREPSRCSEEGLFQDHVVVESREETDACPKQMLADKLKAAVSVVPSQDLKASDQDALRLLNWLASSQASEDINSDDDLAREIILSPLMPAATINTVLEKANVAYENESQQECEDILDSVHGCHFEELDRKTSESISSDHSCRSSPGVMIPQLDGSNDDPSPHRKLGASSQADLLNNASLAISNKHKKKKPGWCSLPISLGQNVNDCSHPNPANTSSNHICGERDDRGTSSHMSFNKYPNFLTGSLNASANCEMEASMIVECSTRDLMRVKRSYHAEFPEYENQVKKVQFGAKGKEDSFLYAESRHDEKEKMPLDSLISRSAITDQPKECHERNSCLALQMQADPGDIKADKSNCPSYGKLPLSSCSLLANALKDGVFLSSEGPHVEVVRRTSASLQNYGTSDASTSQGTKELFQLPDVENQKTAIYMGSCGCSSRENVDSCVKCTKTSNSDLCTSVFAPYSQFASETEGKFTGFGKLLQKNAVGLSQSPVGPNSPTSAVTGVSGDSVELIGMTFIKKPPKVEFTDEPGRNAQLACGAPSYHVGNRKNKTRTCAQDRGLDECSPFFEGKCLVGEKICSTSSGTRNYIHCQDNMLGVPIHYQNDGSYLYMLTPVYSPPRSECVQQWLSLDCIESSKMNVVSGPPVYPSIKVCSDDVAESQGSQSTFGAQPLMDSVSASEPNPNYLQAKENYQESNSVQMNSVSPHARIKQQNENIILKCEPSMRGSQDLSQISGPDGKSRLTPLSQTGFRDPASIGCGQQLTILSIEVQAESRGDLRPDPRVDAVRIVVLVFQEDDDLRSDTHVLVHCNGESVQKDLDGLSECKVFTFSEERQVFVHFIKMINSFDPDILMGWDIQGGSLGFLAERAAYLGIGLLNNISRTPSEGNIVSRDSEGGKLSDVFSEAVATDPMFHEDSAIIDDEWGRTHASGVHVGGRIVLNIWRLMRGEVKLNLYTLEAVAEAVLRRKVPYIPTKVLTNWFLSGPGRARYRCIEYVLERAKLNLHIMNQLDVVNRTSELARIFGIDFFSVLSRGSQYRVESMFLRLAHAQNYVAVAPGNQQVASQPAMECIPLVLEPKSGFYADPVVVLDFQSLYPSMIIAYNLCFCTCLGKVTSAKTNILGVSSYSPDKNVMHNLKDEILLTPNGVMYVPPKVRKGVLPRLLEEILDTRIMVKTAMKKLAPGQQVLHRIFNARQLALKLIANVTYGYTAAGFSGRMPCAELADSIVQCARRTLESAISFVNTNDRWNAKVIYGDTDSMFVLLEGRSVEEAFRIGHEIASEVTAMNPNPVTLKMEKVYDSCFLLTKKQYVGYSYENLGQSKPVFDAKGIETVRRDTCGAVSKIMERSIRVFFEYKDIEKVKHYLVRQWKKIISGRVSLQDFVFAKEVRLGTYSAQASSLPPAAIVATKAMRVDPRAEPRYAERVPYVVVHGEPGARLADVVVDPLDLLSIDSPYRLNDIYYIKKQIIPALQRVFGLVRADLNQWFSDMPRPEREAAGKRHPFAANAHRTRIDYYYMSKHCILCGELIQASSYVCQNCSRNEAVVAAALTGRTSILERNIQHLATICRHCGGGDWLVESGVKCISLACSVFFERRKIQKELRSLSAVTTDAGFYPSCVVEWF comes from the exons ATGCTATTGTTGATGGTTG CAATTCTGAATCAGCAGTTTATATCCTGTATGTCCCTTTCACAGACCAGCTCCCAAGAGAAAATGGTTCAGTCAATAATACCAATTTGGGAG GAGGagtttgcaaggaatggggtgcACGAAGTGGGTTTGCCTCCTGATCCTGGTAAACCCCTTCGAGATGATGTCTTGAGAACACTTTCTCATGGGCTTGGATATGAAGAGATTCTAATGGAATTAAGCAATGATGTGAACACTTCTTCTTCTGATATTCCACAGTCAATCAACTCATCAATGAATGATGGGAGCGTTGCCAAACATGTACATTGTGGCTCTTTAAATAGTATACGGGAACCATCCCGATGCTCAGAAGAAGGATTATTTCAAGATCATGTTGTTGTTGAATCAAGGGAGGAAACTGATGCATGTCCCAAGCAGATGTTAGCTGATAAATTGAAAGCAGCTGTTTCCGTGGTACCATCACAGGATTTGAAG GCTTCAGATCAGGATGCCTTGAGACTTCTAAATTGGCTTGCATCTTCTCAAGCTTCAGAGGACATAAACTCCGATGATGACCTTGCTCGGGAAATCATTTTGAGTCCTTTAATGCCAGCAGCGACTATTAATACGGTGTTGGAGAAGGCAAATGTGGCCTATGAGAATGAATCTCAGCAAGAGTGTGAGGACATTCTTGATTCTGTTCACGGTTGTCATTTTGAAGAATTAGACAGAAAAACTTCTGAGTCCATCAGCAGTGATCATTCGTGCAGAAGTTCGCCGGGTGTGATGATTCCTCAGCTGGATGGCTCCAATGATGATCCAAGCCCACATAGAAAACTCGGAGCATCTTCCCAAGCAGATTTATTGAATAATGCTAGTTTAGCCATTAGCaataaacacaaaaagaaaaaaccaGGATGGTGCTCTTTACCCATTTCTTTGGGTCAAAATGTGAATGATTGTTCACATCCAAATCCAGCTAACACATCTAGCAATCACATTTGTGGCGAAAGAGATGACAGAGGAACTTCTTCTCACATGAGTTTTAACAAATACCCTAATTTTCTAACGGGCAGTTTGAATGCATCTGCTAATTGTGAAATGGAAGCTAGTATGATAGTTGAATGCTCTACGCGTGATTTGATGAGGGTAAAAAGATCCTATCATGCTGAGTTTCCTGAATATGAAAATCAGGTAAAAAAAGTACAATTTGGtgcaaaaggaaaagaagattcTTTTCTTTATGCAGAATCCAGACATGATGAGAAAGAGAAAATGCCTCTTGATTCCTTGATATCTCGATCAGCAATCACGGATCAACCAAAAGAATGTCATGAGAGGAACTCATGTCTTGCACTTCAGATGCAGGCTGATCCTGGTGATATCAAAGCTGACAAATCTAATTGTCCTTCATATGGTAAGTTGCCTCTTTCATCCTGCTCTCTGCTGGCAAATGCATTAAAAGATGGAGTGTTTCTTTCTTCTGAAGGACCTCATGTTGAGGTTGTCCGCAGAACATCTGCAAGTTTGCAAAATTATGGAACTAGTGATGCATCCACCTCACAGGGGACAAAAGAACTATTCCAGCTTCCTGATGTTGAGAATCAAAAAACTGCCATTTACATGGGAAGCTGTGGATGCTCTAGTCGTGAAAATGTTGACAGCTGTGTGAAATGTACTAAAACTTCAAATTCTGATCTTTGTACTTCTGTATTTGCTCCATATTCTCAGTTCGCATCTGAAACTGAAGGTAAATTTACTGGTTTTGGGAAATTGCTGCAAAAAAATGCAGTAGGTTTAAGTCAATCTCCTGTTGGTCCTAATAGTCCAACATCTGCAGTAACTGGTGTATCTGGTGACTCTGTGGAACTTATAGGCATGACCTTCATCAAGAAACCTCCTAAGGTGGAGTTCACAGATGAACCTGGACGCAATGCTCAGTTAGCATGTGGTGCCCCTAGTTACCATGTGGGGAACAGGAAAAATAAAACAAGGACATGTGCCCAGGATAGAGGTTTAGATGAATGCTCCCCTTTCTTTGAGGGGAAATGCCTAGTAGGAGAAAAGATTTGCAGTACTAGTTCTGGAACAAGGAACTACATTCATTGTCAAGACAATATGTTGGGTGTACCCATTCACTATCAAAATGATGGGTCTTATTTATACATGCTGACTCCTGTTTATTCACCACCACGAAGTGAATGTGTTCAACAATGGCTGTCACTTGATTGTATAGAATCTTCTAAAATGAATGTAGTTTCTGGCCCACCAGTGTACCCGTCAATAAAGGTTTGCTCTGATGATGTAGCAGAATCACAGGGTTCTCAATCCACCTTTGGTGCTCAACCTTTGATGGATTCTGTCTCTGCTTCAGAACCAAATCCAAATTATCTTCAAGCTAAAGAAAATTATCAGGAAAGCAATAGTGTACAAATGAATTCTGTTTCTCCCCATGCAAGAataaaacaacaaaatgaaaatatTATCTTGAAATGTGAACCATCAATGCGTGGCTCTCAAGATCTCTCCCAGATATCCGGTCCTGATGGAAAATCAAGGCTAACTCCTTTAAGTCAAACTGGTTTTCGGGACCCTGCTAGTATCGGTTGTGGACAGCAGTTAACAATATTGAGCATAGAGGTCCAAGCAGAATCCAGGGGTGATCTGAGACCTGATCCTCGAGTTGATGCCGTAAGAATTGTTGTTCTCGTTTTCCAGGAAGATGATGATCTAAGATCTGATACTCACGTACTTGTGCATTGCAATGGTGAATCTGTTCAAAAAGACCTTGATGGATTATCTGAGTGTAAAGTTTTCACTTTCTCTGAAGAGAGGCAAGTATTTGTTCATTTCATAAAGATGATTAATTCTTTTGACCCAGACATACTTATGGGATGGGATATTCAAGGCGGTTCCCTTGGGTTTCTTGCTGAACGGGCTGCATACCTTGGCATTGGTTTGCTTAACAATATATCTCGCACTCCATCAGAGGGAAATATAGTTTCTAGAGACTCTGAAGGAGGAAAACTAAGTGATGTTTTTTCTGAAGCTGTTGCAACTGACCCAATGTTTCATGAAGATTCTGCAATAATTGATGATGAATGGGGCCGAACTCACGCCAGTGGTGTCCATGTTGGGGGTAGAATTGTCCTTAACATTTGGCGACTGATGCGTGGCGAAGTGAAGCTGAACTTGTACACACTTGAAGCCGTAGCTGAAGCAGTGCTGAGACGAAAAGTTCCATATATTCCTACCAAGGTATTGACAAATTGGTTTTTAAGTGGTCCTGGACGTGCAAGATACAGATGTATAGAGTATGTTTTAGAGAGGGCAAAGCTGAACCTTCATATCATGAATCAACTTGACGTGGTAAATAGAACATCAGAGCTTGCACGGATTTTTGGCATCGACTTCTTTTCAGTTCTTTCAAGGGGTTCACAGTACCGTGTTGAATCAATGTTTCTGAGGCTGGCTCATGCACAAAATTATGTTGCTGTTGCTCCTGGAAACCAACAAGTTGCTTCTCAACCTGCCATGGAATGTATACCCCTTGTCTTGGAACCAAAATCTGGATTTTATGCAGACCCTGTTGTCGTTTTGGATTTTCAATCACTTTATCCATCTATGATAATTGCATATAACCTCTGCTTCTGTACTTGCCTTGGTAAAGTTACTTCTGCAAAAACTAATATCCTCGGTGTTAGTTCATATTCACCTGATAAAAATGTGATGCATAATTTAAAGGATGAAATACTGCTCACTCCAAATGGTGTTATGTATGTGCCTCCCAAGGTCCGGAAGGGGGTATTACCTCGCTTATTGGAAGAAATTTTAGATACTAGGATTATGGTTAAAACAGCAATGAAGAAATTGGCTCCTGGACAGCAAGTTCTTCATCGGATATTCAATGCAAGGCAACTTGCTTTGAAGCTAATAGCCAATGTGACCTATGGGTATACAGCTGCTGGATTTAGTGGACGCATGCCCTGTGCTGAGCTCGCTGACAGTATTGTCCAGTGTGCCCGTAGAACATTGGAAAGTGCAATTTCATTTGTTAACACAAATGATAGGTGGAATGCTAAAGTCATATATGGTGATACAGACAG CATGTTTGTACTCCTTGAAGGACGTTCCGTTGAAGAAGCTTTTCGAATTGGTCATGAAATTGCATCAGAAGTAACTGCAATGAATCCAAATCCAGTCACGTTAAAGATGGAAAAGGTTTACGATTCGTGCTTCCTCCTTACTAAGAAACAATATGTTGGTTATAGTTACGAGAACCTTGGCCAAAGCAAACCAGTGTTTGATGCTAAAGGTATTGAGACAGTACGAAGAGATACATGTGGGGCTGTGTCCAAGATAATGGAGCGCTCTATAAGAGTCTTTTTTGAATATAAGGATATTGAGAAG GTGAAACATTACTTGGTGCGTCAGTGGAAAAAGATTATATCAGGCAGAGTATCTCTTCAGGATTTTGTCTTTGCAAAAGAGGTACGCTTAGGCACCTATTCCGCACAGGCTTCTTCACTTCCACCAGCAGCAATTGTTGCCACTAAGGCAATGAGAGTCGACCCTAGGGCAGAACCTCGGTATGCAGAGCGAGTACCTTATGTTGTGGTTCATGGTGAACCTGGTGCCAGGCTGGCTGATGTCGTGGTAGATCCCTTGGATCTTCTTTCGATTGATTCACCTTACAGGTTAAATGACATATATTACATCAAGAAACAGATAATCCCAGCATTGCAACGAGTATTTGGGCTCGTTCGAGCTGACTTGAATCAGTGGTTTTCAGATATGCCTCGTCCAGAGCGGGAGGCTGCTGGTAAACGTCACCCATTTGCAGCAAATGCGCACAGAACTAGAATTGATTATTACTATATGTCAAAACATTGTATCCTATGCGGTGAGTTGATCCAGGCATCTAGTTACGTCTGTCAAAACTGTTCCAGAAACGAAGCTGTAGTTGCTGCTGCATTAACAGGAAGAACTTCAATATTGGAAAGAAACATCCAACACCTTGCTACT ATATGTCGGCACTGTGGAGGAGGAGATTGGCTAGTAGAAAGTGGGGTGAAATGCATCTCTCTTGCGTGCTCTGTTTTCTTTGAAAGGAGGAAAATCCAGAAAGAACTGCGATCTCTTTCTGCTGTTACTACAGATGCAGGTTTTTATCCCAGTTGTGTCGTGGAATGGTTCTAA